CCTGGATACTGTTCTACAAGCACAGGTTGGTACAGCTGTGGGAGTCGGCGTAAGTGTTACCAATTAAACTGAACTTGTTACTAATGTCAGCCTTATATTTGTTGTTCCATCTGCCACGGTGCCCGTACTACTTCCTTGGGGCGCACAGATTCCCATCCATAACCGCTTGATTAATGTGGTGTGCGGCAGCTTCCTGTAGTTCTTAGTTTTATCGTTACGATACCTTTTAAAATCCTGCCTCTGGTTTATCAATTCTAATTCAATTCCCTTTTCTCACAAGCAGCCACCTGAGGCAATTCGGCCTGATGACGGAGGACCCCAAGCTGTGGTGGAAGGCGGGACTGGGCGTGGCTGCAGCTACCATGCTGGGATTTATAGTCCTGAAAACGATAAGTGCTGCCGGAGCCCACACCCGCTAGATGAACCCACTAGGTTAAGAGGACGGGCTTAACACACAATTACCACAGACACGTTAATGTTGGACAAATTCATgtaacttatttattatttacttgcTTGGTACTGTAAATCCAAATTTATTGTTACGAAAACTAAAGCAAACCATGAAAGGGACACACGCCGATGCTCGCATTCCTGACTTGTAAATACACTTGCCAAGTTCACTCGCAGGAATCGGGCTGGAGCAGTGGCCAGTGGAGCACATTGCGTATGTTGCATTTCTATTCGTATATTAACTTACTTAAACCATGTACTCTCTGATAAGTCAAATAAGGTATTGTTACCAGCATAATCGAGTAACGAAACAACCAATATCGTGCATAGCTGATAGTGATATGTACACGTACTGCGTTCTATATAAACCAATATATACTACATCTAGAGAATCACCGGGTTAGGTGATATCGCACTTTTGTAAATACGCGCAAAGACCCTAGTATGAGCAATAAATCTATCTATATGTGTGGATTGGCATATAGCAATATTTAATGGCACTCGATGTTTTAgtcattttattttcccaaAAGGACAAGTTTATTTCAATCTGCATGATGAGTTTGGCTGGCTACCGCCTCAATCATTATTAAATGTTCCACATAAGTCATTCGGTTTGTAAAagctttaataataatttatcttACTATAATTGAGTCTGTACACGACTCTGGCTTGTCGAGGTCTCAAATCATACAGCAAATACTATGTTAATCCTACTTTTGTATTCCATTGATCGACGCTGCATTGGCAGAAGCAGGCGACATACAGTTGCCATCTGGATATCGCTTCTGGAACTGCGTAATAAGCTCCGGATCGACCAGTCGTATGCCATCCAATTGGTTTCCCAGGGTTATCCAGTTCGGTTGGATGTTGTGCGGACGCCCAAAGAGCTCGATCTTTCGGGTGCCCGGGCTAAGACGCTCGATAATGCCATAAATCTCATCCGGCTTGTGAGAGGTGGCCCGCACCTCCGCCACAATCACATCACAATCGAGTCCTCGGTTCAGGTTTGTGGGATTGCCCTTCATGCCCACCAAGCAGTGCTCTTTGCCATGGTTTAGCCAGTGACCCGTACGTCCAGTGCGAATAATCCGCTGCAGTTGGTTGGTCTTTACCCAGATGAGTTCGTCCACGCGCTCATAGCCCCACAACTTGAGGCAATCGCGGCCAAGTTCCATGGCTCGTCCTGTGACCCATAGAAAGATCAAGCCGTCATCCTGAAGAGCCGGCACGCCCAGAGCTCTCATTTCATCGTCCGACATTGTGCCGTAGGGCAGTTCCATGTGGATATCCCAAGGAGGATCGGCCATCACCACAGCAAACTTTCCCAGCACCGTCATGTCCAAGAACCGCAGGTCGCATTGAATCCATTGCGGCGGATAGAGCGTGCAACTGGAGTCTACGCTGCGCTTGAGGCTCAATTTGGTTTTCACATCCGTCGGcttgtttgtgtttatatGCGGCAGGGTGTCCACCTCATAGTGCACGTACTTGCAGGTGGCCATGTGAAAGCAGGTGTTAAGAAAGCTGCAGTCCCCCAGAGATTCGTCTGTGTGAGCCTGGATGATCTTTTTGAAATGCAGTTTGGTACACTTGTCTGTTGTCTCACTGCCGGAAGTATCACTGCCATCGGTGGATTCCTGCGACTCGGCCTCGCAATTGTTTATAGCTTCCGCGATGATTTCACCATCCTCCGCTGCAGTTTCTGTCTTGGGTACTTTCCCGGTAACGCTTTCGCCCGCATCAACATCCGGGTGAAGCTCCTTCTCGTCTCTTCGTTCTTGTTTCTTCTTGGCCGCCATCTCGGCGGTGGCTTGTTGGGCCTTTAGGCACTCGACTTTTGTGCCGTGGGAGCAAAACTCCATGACCTGTGCTCCCCCGTGGGACTTGAACTTCTCAGCCACGGATCGCTCTTTGGCTGTGGGCTTGGTTAGCAGCTCAAGTATCTCCTCACCCACCTGCTTACTCTGCTTTTCGCGGGTGGAAGGCATTGACAGCAGCATCATAATGTCGTCCGGAGCATCCAGACTTGTGGACTCTTTCCGTACTGCATTGGTTTCCAGTTTGATTGTCTTCTCTTGCGGCTGATCACCATCCTCGACTTCCACTgtaaaatcaacaacaaattattttgtCTTACAAAGAAAGTAGTAGTTTATGCGGGACCCACACTTCCTcttggcctcctcctccttttgcTGACACGTATCGTTGGTGTCCTCCAGGATCTCCTTTAGCTCCTTGGGCTGCACAGAGATGATTTCGCAGCCAGCCTCTGTGCCGATGGTCACGTTCCTGATCACAATGGCACCCTGGTTGGCCAGTTTTCCAAGTATAAAGTTCACCATCTCCAGGCTGCTGCCGGCTATCTTTTCCACCACCTGCGTGGATACGATGGGCAGGGCCAGAGAGCAGGAACTGAGCGTCTGCAGCACCTCCTTTTGTACCTCCAGGTCAGCCTCGACTGAAAAGGCAGAAATATATTCGTGTTTGTGGTTCCAACTTGTTGCCATTGCCGGTGCTCACCAAGTTCCTTTTTCGGATTCGTCAGATCCTCCTGAATGTCCGAAAGGATCTCGATGCGCTCCTTCTTGCGCTTTTCCAGCTTCTCGCGAAGCGTGTTCCGCTTTGTCTTAAGCGACTTTATGTCCCACGCGTCTGCCATTGTTTATAAATTGCTGCCGGCCTATGGTAAacaaagtaattttttttacaaaggCTGGCAATGTGACCGTGTTAACAGTGCAGGAAAAAACGCTACATTAAAATACTAAACTAAGGTAATCTACATCTACATTTTACATAACTGAATTTAAATGCTGGCGTCCACCCTTGAGAACTATAAAAGGGTCAGTGTTGGAAGTAGGCTAgcattcaaaatttaaattcaaatactttaaaagtaaaaacatatcctcctaaatatttataatcttGTGTTTATGATATATTGAAACACACCGTTggtatatatgttttttccTGTTCCGCCCAGTTGATATTTTCAAGGAATCCGATCTGGCCACACTGCTCCGCTCCCCATCGCAAAAAGCGGAAGCTGCGACGTCGCTGCTCCGCAACATTTTGCCCAATAAAACGTGCCGAtactcataaatatttgatgaaAACCGCTCCAATCGTAAATAATAACCAAATCAATTTCATCTGTGATCGAATCGCGATAAAAACGCGCGCGAGTGCCGAAGAGAAAGAGAGCAAGTGCCGCCTTTTGCCTACTCCCCGAAATTCGTggcgttttcttttttgtttatgcGCGCAAGAGAGAGCAAAGCATAAAGtgcgcgcacacacacacacctacacacGCGTACACAGAAGTGGGGATTTGCGAAAATTTAgtcaatgtgtgtgtgtgcgcataGCATTTGCAcacattgttattgttgggGCGAGACACAGAGAGGgcgacagagagagagagagctagAGCGAGAGAGTGAGAGTAAGGCAGCTGAACGGGGGCCAGATTTATAACGCGACATTCGCACTTTTACTCTGGAGCATGACGGTTCTTTCGCGGCACTTTCGACGCGTTCCAAAGCTGCAGcccaagcagcagcagcttccgAGTCCGTACCGAATCCAAATCCTATTCCGATTGCTAGTCGACAGCAGCCGAAGAGGAGGAGCTGTCTAATCCGCAACAGATTCGCAGCGCGTACATACATATTGATtcagtgcgagtgcgagtgcagTTGCAGCGCGCGCCCCatcacaacaacaagaaagaaagaacaagaggaagaagaaaaaaacacacacccCCACCAACCACCCCTCGTTTTTCACTGTGTATACTACAgcttttcgtttctttttttaaggCGGCGGCACGCCCTTCCCCAACGTGCGTGTGTGTccgtgcgtgtgtgtgagtttgtatgtatgtattggCGGGATAACCCAGAAAATCGACAaaaactttcgaaatattgaaTTGTGAAAACTATCAGAAAATCAGATAAATTATGTGCCTGGTCGACATATATTCCCCAGTTTGCATCGAAATAATGTGCAACCCAAGTACATAAACAACAGTTTAGAACACACCTCGTGtacacgaaaataaaaataccttGTGAAGAGAAGCAGCAAAGAAACAACATGAAGATGGTCGATAAGTCGTCCAAGCTGGTGGATAAATTTGCCGTAATCAGCGGCACCGGCGGCAGCGGAGCCGGAGGCGGTTCACTCAATCTCCaaggcggcggaggaggcggtggctccggcggaggaggaggtgtCTCCGGATCTGGTGGCATCTCCGGCACGGCCGGCTTGTCCGCCGGAGCAGGGATGACCACTGGCCAGAAACCGGTGCCCATGAAGCTATTCGCCGCCTGGGAAGTGGACCGAACGCCGCCCAATTGCATCCCAAGGTGAGTGTAAACAAATTTCACtcatgtatgtacatacaaaatGCGAGGTAGTGACAGTAGATACCCAGTAGCTTgccaatttgttttgttttgccttcttttatttcgctttgtgaaaataaaacacacaaaaatgccAACTGAGGTAACAAGAGTGGTAACTGTTATTTAACTAGTGTATTTCCCATAGCTATACATTGATTACATAAAAATAGCtgaacaaaatataaattatttgtattttcgaCATGTTTAGACTAGAACATACCGTATCATTACTGTTGGCCAAAAGTACTGAACGTAAAGGTTAGAAGTTTCTGATACCTGAAAAAAGATAATACAAATCAGCAGTTTGTTTACAGCTTATTGTTGATTTTCTGCCAATTTGGTTTCGTGCCTGGGTTTCCGTTCGattgggttttgttttgttcctATTTTTAGTTAACAAAGGCAACAACTGCGCTAACTGTTATTTAACAggtattgttgttgccgctggcAGTGCTTATAGTTATTTACTCGCCTCGGCTTaagaaatcgaaaaagtatttaaatgcaatataaaAGAGATTGATTTAAGGCGATAAATCGATTTCATGTTTTTGCGAACTTGCTGAGCAGGGTATTAATAATCTAAAATTCCTggaatacatacataaaaaaagGTTTATGATCTTGACCCCGCTAACCAAATATGtgttaaaaaacaaaaccgtGATAGTAAATCTGACCGCAATTAAATCCCAACCTTACCCAATATTATGTTAGAGATAAGATGGAAGGTTTGAAATTAAAGTGAGACACATGAAGAAGTATGAAATAATGTAGGAAGCAACTCGTAATTTTTCAATGTAACCTAAGATCAAGGGTCTATTTTCAATGAATGCCAGAGACTGTATGACTTTGTAATCCAAAAGTATTGtgaaatttgaaatatgtATTATGAGCCCCGCCAGTGATGCGTACATTATAGAGTTGATAATTTCGCAATCTCTGTTGATAAAGCTTCTATCTCTGAGTGGCGATCCGCAAATAAACCCGTTTCTTTTGGGGCATTGTTTTGCGTGCTTTCGTTCAATCCACACGTCTTGTGCCATGCCTTTGGCCCAGTAACCCCGAACCCAAGATGAGTAATGCCCCATCTCATCTGGCTGCCATGCTGGGGGCTACTTCTGGTCTGGCTGATAAGAATTAGCGGCCTATTTGCATGCGGATGAGTCAGACTGTGCCCACTTTGGCTCAGATGTTGACTCTGGACAAAGATTAATCTATAATTGGGACAGAGACGCCCCACTGCGTAGCACAAATTAGAAATTAGCCGGGGCACGGCGCACTTTTTTGGCCGAGTTTAATCGCATTTGTGTATTTTAAGAGCTCTCAAGGCGATAAACTGGTCAAGTAGACGGGCATTAATATATAAGTAGCCAAAGACCCTGAACACTCCCACTTCCAAATAAAGTTTAAGCAAGTGAGCAGTGAAAAATCCGTGTAAGACAAGTTGTCAATCtatgaaatacatttaaaatgaacTTTTAATCTGAAGCAAGATGCATATGATTTCgctgttttgtttgtgtaGAAAAAACAGAAGTGATATACAACTTCGGTGttatttctcgctgtgcagAAGGACCATCAGGCGGTTGGAAAGTGTTTACTAAATATTTGATGGCCAAGGCCAAATGGGCTCCTCTCGCCTTCTTTTGGCACCTCACACCTCCTCACATTTGTTGGGTCTTTTTTGTCTGTTCGAAAGGTCATAAACCGCTGATGCCGCTTCTGTTTTATCTTCGGGATACATTTTGAGTTTGGGTTTGAGTTTTTCgtctttgttttgctttgtttgtttataattatgCGCTCGCTTGGCTGGCTTATAATTAGAAACTGAAGCTAAGCAAGCAAATTGGGAATTTTTCAGTCACCAACTTTGAACTTTTCGACCGAGAGGCGAGAGGCGAAGAAGGGGGTGAAACTTTCACCAGAGGTTAAAAAAAGCCAGTGAAGACGGCATATTTTCCAgttggctaattaaaaatgtcatTCTGGCTAATTGCAGATGAAAGTAAATGTAATTTGTAGTTATGCCACTGCACTTCCAAAATGTGTCGTCACATTTCCTATTTCCCTGTTTCCCTGTTTTCCCTCCGACTGCGCAAATTGTATCTTTATGTTGATTTTATCTACGGCCGAATGCGGCACGTAGAGCATATCCAGACTTTGATTAGGGCTCACGCGGCATTAGCGCAAGTCTTCCTTGCGGTCGCCAGTCGTACGTGACCCGTCTGAACCGGCGACCCAATCCGATCCCATCCGACCCGGCTGATGGCTGATTCATCCGGCTCCGCTTGACCCGTCAGAgcaatcaaattcaaatcaaatcagaAAAGGGAATAATGAGggcaagcacacacacactcatgcacTCATCTACTTGGTGGCAATGTCAGGGTTTGAAATGCATTCAAGTTCGAGGCGTAGCAAATTATCCTTGGCAAAGTTTGCTGGCTTGCTGTGTATCTCGTTTTAATTTGCCTGATTTGTCTGAGGGTTGCGGAAAAGTTGTGTGTGCCAATGCAGAGATACAGAAATTGCCACACTGTTAATTTACTTTCATGGAAGCTACGGCTGAATGAAACTTTTTCCATTCCGATTAACAATGCGGCGGTGGGAGGTGAATTACAATACTCGTATCCTTATCTTCTGTTATGCGCAGCAATTAACTTAATATTCTCATAAAACTAGAGGGTTTTGCACTCCATTAATTGGATTGGTTCTTAAACAATTTCTTTGTTGAACTTGTGTAATTGGAATTCTTTTCCAAATGTGAACTAAAATAAACCAACTTGAAACTTTCTATGATCTGTacttttgtaattaaaattcttttccAAATGTGAACTAAAATAAAGCAACTTGAAACTTTCtatgctttatttttatatgacTCAAATTCTTATCTAAGGATCTTAAGAATATGTGAAATTTACTGAAAGTAATTGAAACTCTATGAGGGCTAGATTTTATTAGGTTTACCCTAGCTTATCTTTATTAACATACAATATTATTTGGAGTGCCCTTATCAGCAGGACACTTTTAAGGAAACATTTTCCAAACTGTTTGCCTGCCTTATCGGTAGaaaacaaatcataaatttgagTGGCACTAATCCTTTCCCTTTCTCCATTTACGGCGCTTATCTACAATGGTTTTTACTTGCGCGTTTTGGTGGTTTTTATTGGTTACctgaaaattgaattgcatttcaGCCATTTACAAATCATTTATTTGGCCGGGGGTCGGCGTACGCAATAAAAATGCACTTGGGATAGGTTCGGTTAATTTGATGTTTGTGTGTTGCTTGTGTTATTTgtgttatttgttatttgcgGTTCGcttcgatttatttttacaccaGGAAATTTCATGTTTTTCATGTTCCCAAGGAAGTGGAACATGTCGGTTGATGGATTGATCGATGGTATTGGCTCCATTATGTGACGCTTTCTTTCCTTTCccatttgtttttcattttttttatatttttttttgcccaggTCTAATTGTATTTTAAGTGTCGAGCtctttgtttataaataaatgtgaaatggCTGTGCGGTATTTTGATTTCTGATAAACATGCAGGAATGTTTTCCTCATCGCTTTCATGTAATTTATAAACTGCGCCAATGTTTTTACTACAAATTAATCTAAAGCCAACCAAAATAGCCGAAGAGATGCGGCCAATGTTGTCAGTGACATATTTCCCAGGTCCAATTTGTATCTCTGCCTGCCGATCGAGCCAGCTGTTAAAGGTGCGGGGTGCGGCGGGGtcgagtatctgtatctataaGTAGAATTTATAGCGCGACAAGCGACAGCAGTTGGctgaatttttgttttttttcgctgtAGCGCGTGTTTGCCCACGAAAAGTTAgccttgaactttttttttttctgctcaTCTGCTGTCgttcttttattttgcacGAAACCCAAACAATATCTAGAGCATCATCGTCACAGCATCACATGTATCATTtcgtgtgtatctgtatctgtatctgtatctgagcAGCATCTGTACCTGCATCTGCATCTACATtggtgtctgtgtgtttgaTAAATTGAATTCTTTTCCGTTGGCTATTTCACTGCATTCAGtggcaatattttttatcttTATTGTTCATGCCGAAATATTATGTCAACGGAATGGTTCGCTCTTTGTTCGAATGGAATTCGATTGCTCAACTTACAGATATCCTCTAGCAAAAGGTTAAGAATTAAATTCAGCCATTTCACAGATATCCTCTAGCAAAAGGTTAAGAATTAAATTCAGCCATTTGGCAAAGAGATATTTTATAGCTTACAAGTGCAAATAACAATTAAGTTTACCTGGTTAccatataatttatattggCTATATAAAACCtacatatgttttatataatataCCCCACTTGTTCCTAATTTTTCCAGGGTATACCAATTTATGCTGATAGCTTTTCGAATTGATTCTGGGTGCAATTTTAATGGGATTTACTTTATTACGGTGTCAGTGCTGCTGgcactgctgttgctgctgctgctgctgttgctgttgctgttgctttccGCTGTCCCAACGCCATCTGTGCATCATCGAGATTACCGGCGACGAGTCAGCAGCTGTGCTTTTGGCCATGACCGATGATTCAGGTCTGCGGGTGTGGAGGTGTGTCACTGTGGGAGTTTAGTGCTTGTTGTGGGCGGGGGAATCACCTCAGCAATCAGTTTGCctcggaaaaaaaaacacgaatacatgaaaaaaaaagaagataaGAGTAGGGAAAAGAAAGTGGTTAAGCACTCGAGTTTCTTAACTGTTTTGTTGCGGCTAGACCGAAATTGAACCGAAAACCTAAACTAAAACCCAAACCAATCGATTTCCTGTTGCGTTCGCCGCGCTCTGACCCAAATTCCTCCAAACGAATTTTCCCCCTTGGCTGATGGAGAGCCCCCTTCAGAGACCAGAAGCCGGGCCTCGACCCAAATTCTCTAGTGCAACCGGAGGAGAAGGCGGGGAGATCCCAGATGCGCCCTCCCCTGCAtctgatggtgatggtggtgttGATGTTGGTGGTAGCGGTGGCATTCTCCTCTAAGCGCATTAACCGCGATCCCGAGCCAAGTCGAGTGTCGatttgagttgagttgagctgGTGGCGTGTTAATGCCCACAGCTGGCAAATCTCCTGGTCATTAGGGTCGATGGAAAAGTGCAGCAGgaaagtcaattaaattcgATGTATGTCAGCATCAACCAGCAGCCAAGTGACcaagtatgtgtgtgtgtgtgcgatcAAGTCAGGTGGGGATTAAGCACAGTTTTCCACATTGTGGTTAGTTTCTCCTTACAAAGTCGTTAGATTCCAATCAATTATCCAGTATTCCATGGCGTTGGAGCACTTGAAAGCCATTGATTATTCCTACAATACTTGCCATCATATCATAAGATCTAGAAACTAAAAGCCAGGTCGTCAATCAAAGTGTTTTATATCCATTGCCAATCAGTTGCAAgcccaaaaccaaacaatGCAAAATTCATTTCCTCGACattcattgttgttgctatttcTGCTGTGGCCGCCATCCTGTCCTGTCCAGCTTTTCCCGACCGTTGACTCATCCAGTCAGTGTGTTGGTCGAACTGCTTCTGCTTGCACtggattttccatttttcatttccGCCCCCCtccgttttttgtttgcactcGCGTCcaaggcgatggcgatggcgaatGCGAAGGTGCTGGCATGGAAGTGGCGTTGAAACTTGGAGTACCACGACATTGTCCAGGCATGTCAACGTCAAGTTTGTTGACTCGTCCGGGCAACCTGCGCCCAAGTGGAGTTtagcagcaacaccaacaacggCGACCGTATCACCGCAAACAGCGGCAACACGAACGGGTGcaccagcaacaactacaactacaacaactacAGGCTCTACAAGCACTACAACAACGCCAAAGACGGCAGCAACTGCAATAACAGCCGCAAACAACGTGCAAGTTGGCGAAAACTTCCGCTCCCCCAACTTCCAAGttccatgctccatgctccagGTTCCAGGTTCCatgctggccaaaagcagaCAGGCCAAACGAGCTACGGATGTCAGCTGCATAAATCGTTCGCCTCCAGACCCACAGTTGTACCTTCACCCCGCCTGCGATGTGCATGTGCTCC
This genomic stretch from Drosophila yakuba strain Tai18E2 chromosome 3R, Prin_Dyak_Tai18E2_2.1, whole genome shotgun sequence harbors:
- the LOC6538794 gene encoding N6-adenosine-methyltransferase MT-A70-like protein is translated as MADAWDIKSLKTKRNTLREKLEKRKKERIEILSDIQEDLTNPKKELVEADLEVQKEVLQTLSSCSLALPIVSTQVVEKIAGSSLEMVNFILGKLANQGAIVIRNVTIGTEAGCEIISVQPKELKEILEDTNDTCQQKEEEAKRKLEVEDGDQPQEKTIKLETNAVRKESTSLDAPDDIMMLLSMPSTREKQSKQVGEEILELLTKPTAKERSVAEKFKSHGGAQVMEFCSHGTKVECLKAQQATAEMAAKKKQERRDEKELHPDVDAGESVTGKVPKTETAAEDGEIIAEAINNCEAESQESTDGSDTSGSETTDKCTKLHFKKIIQAHTDESLGDCSFLNTCFHMATCKYVHYEVDTLPHINTNKPTDVKTKLSLKRSVDSSCTLYPPQWIQCDLRFLDMTVLGKFAVVMADPPWDIHMELPYGTMSDDEMRALGVPALQDDGLIFLWVTGRAMELGRDCLKLWGYERVDELIWVKTNQLQRIIRTGRTGHWLNHGKEHCLVGMKGNPTNLNRGLDCDVIVAEVRATSHKPDEIYGIIERLSPGTRKIELFGRPHNIQPNWITLGNQLDGIRLVDPELITQFQKRYPDGNCMSPASANAASINGIQK